A genomic window from Prunus persica cultivar Lovell chromosome G2, Prunus_persica_NCBIv2, whole genome shotgun sequence includes:
- the LOC18785067 gene encoding 26S proteasome non-ATPase regulatory subunit 12 homolog A: MEGGGNLDEQIEQLLNVEKKMRTAGDVAGTKKAATDILELCFKAGAWKTLNDQIVVLSKRRGQLKQAVTAMVQQAMQYIDQTPDLETRIELIKTLNNISAGKIYVEIERARLIKRLAKIKEEQGLIAEAADLMQEIAVETFGAMAKTEKIAFILEQVRLCLDRQDYVRAQILSRKISPRVFDIDPAKEKKKPKEGDNIVEEAPADIPSLLELKRIYYELMIRYYFHNNDYLEICRCYKAIYDIPSVRENPAQWIPVLRKICWYLVLAPYDPMQSSLLNSTLEDKNLTEIPYFKLLLKQVVTMEVIQWTSLWNTYKAEFESEKSMLGGSLGDKAAEDLRQRIIEHNILVVSKYYSRITLKRLAELLCLSVQEAEKHLSDMVVSKALVAKIDRPIGIVCFQTAKDSNNVLNSWATNLEKLLDLVEKSCHQIHKETMVHKAALKV; the protein is encoded by the exons ATG GAAGGAGGAGGCAATTTAGATGAGCAAATAGAGCAATTGCTGAATgtagagaagaagatgaggaccGCTGGTGACGTGGCAGGAACCAAGAAAGCAGCCACTGACATTCTTGAGCTCTGCTTCAAAGCAGGTGCTTGGAAGACCCTCAATGACCAGATTGTTGTCTTATCAAAACGCCGTGGTCAGTTAAAGCAG GCTGTAACTGCAATGGTCCAGCAAGCAATGCAATATATTGATCAGACACCAGATCTTGAAACTCGTATAGAGCTTATTAAGACACTAAATAATATTTCTGCTGGGAAG ATATATGTTGAAATTGAGAGGGCACGTCTAATAAAAAGACTTGCAAAGATTAAGGAAGAGCAAGGGCTTATTGCTGAAGCTGCTGATTTGATGCAAGAAATTGCG GTGGAAACATTTGGTGCTATGGCAAAAACTGAGAAGATAGCTTTCATTCTTGAACAA GTTCGTTTGTGCTTAGACCGCCAGGATTATGTTCGTGCTCAGATACTATCAAGGAAGATTAGTCCAAGAGTTTTTGATATTGATcctgcaaaagaaaagaaaaaacctaaAGAAGGTGACAATATTGTGGAAGAAGCTCCTGCTGATATTCCATCACTCTTGGAGTTGAAGCGGATCTACTATGAGTTAATGATACG GTATTATTTTCATAACAACGATTACCTTGAGATTTGCCGTTGCTATAAGGCGATATACGATATTCCTTCTGTCAGGGAGAATCCAGCCCAGTGGATACCG GTCTTGAGGAAGATCTGTTGGTACTTGGTTCTGGCGCCATATGATCCAATGCAATCAAGTCTTCTCAATTCCACCCTGGAGGATAAGAATCTTACTGAGATTCCATATTTTAA GTTGCTGTTGAAACAGGTGGTAACTATGGAGGTCATACAATGGACATCCCTTTGGAACACATACAAGGCTGAGTTTGAGAGTGAGAAGAGCATGCTTGGGGGCTCTTTGGGTGACAAAGCAGCGGAAGATCTAAGGCAGAGAATAATTGAACAC AACATTCTTGTTGTTTCAAAGTACTACTCAAGGATAACCTTGAAGAGACTTGCAGAGCTTTTGTGTCTGAGTGTCCAG GAAGCTGAGAAGCATCTGTCAGATATGGTTGTGTCCAAGGCACTGGTGGCCAAGATTGACCGGCCAATAGGAATAGTCTGTTTTCAAACTGCAAAGGATAGCAACAATGTTCTTAATTCGTGGGCTACGAACTTGGAGAAATTGCTTGATCTTGTTGAGAAGAGCTGCCACCAAATACACAAAGAAACCATGGTTCACAAGGCTGCTCTGAAGGTTTGA
- the LOC18784636 gene encoding putative disease resistance protein At1g50180 encodes MAEAVVSIVLEGLSKLIIQELKSLVRVGGKVLSAQTQLQIMQAYLKDADARQGRNEVIRIWVASVRDAAYDLDDIIETFVLKVASKRKASVLTRFTGLFINGVNLHRIGSDIEKITTEISLLSSIMQSFKLDQTRESGGDTFFQRQKERRIAYPHIVDPHVVGLARGTEELATLLIEKNGPRVVSIWGMGGLGKTTLAKQVYHHGDIKRHFDCFAWVCISQQCQAREVLKEILTKLISPTNEQRQEIADLGKDQIAEWLWNTQRERRCLVVIDDIWTRDAWRSLEAGFPMNEETESRILLTTRNKEVASCADKNGFLFEPRSLNDDESWELFEKIAMFGEDTNSKIYEQKKELGTKMLQHCKGLPLAITVLAGLLARKETIDEWDMVHKNVYEYIRRGIDLGPDYKDEGYEGVSWLLELSYDNLPYYLKLCFLYLAHFPEDCEIPVSTLTKLWMAEGFISSAAVEVMEDVSYMCLSELVGRCMVQVGKHGSSKKIKTCHLHDLMRDLCILKAKEGNFLRTINYSASLEIKQTPNGRVRRLAIHLDKMFEAYCLGRDENYGYVRSLLYFVQVDPYYYCYWNSKELRSLLRDFTLLRVLKFEEMNVSKSKLPGEIGNLVHLRFLSVKNSLIEAVPSSIAKLVCLQTLDLRSRYLRMKIPNQNLFSKMEKLRHIYLPSRYSGREKRLLFAIEAVNLHTVVNIGIQASSDLDDFVKLTNLRKLGVMIFDGGEKKEKGTNIIFKHLHSLSVDSRLSGLLMPRNINIVLSCPNIYKLKLLGEIAELPEELLCLTNLTKLTLSGFGNLKDDHIKVLEKLPSLRMLFASFGKFPAHLVCSEGGFPFLEFLSLDFVEEFKEWKVEKGAMRSLCRLHIEHCLDLEAVPDGLQYITTLKELTIKGMRSEFCSRLGEGGKDFYKIQHVQSVIITNISPNRPG; translated from the exons ATGGCGGAAGCTGTTGTTTCAATAGTGCTCGAAGGGCTCAGCAAGCTTATCATTCAGGAATTGAAATCGTTGGTTCGAGTGGGTGGAAAGGTTCTGAGTGCACAAACCCAGCTACAAATCATGCAAGCCTACTTGAAAGATGCAGACGCAAGACAGGGACGCAATGAAGTAATACGCATTTGGGTGGCAAGTGTCAGAGATGCTGCTTATGATCTTGACGATATCATCGAAACTTTTGTCTTAAAAGTTGCTTCCAAGAGGAAAGCAAGTGTTTTGACAAGGTTTACTGGCCTTTTCATAAACGGAGTTAATCTTCATCGGATTGGCTCAGACATTGAGAAAATTACAACCGAAATTTCACTGTTGAGTTCGATTATGCAAAGTTTTAAACTAGACCAAACAAGGGAGAGTGGAGGTGACACTTTTTTTCAGAGGCAAAAGGAACGGAGGATAGCTTATCCTCATATTGTCGACCCTCATGTGGTTGGGTTAGCCCGTGGAACAGAGGAATTGGCTACGCTTTTGATCGAGAAAAACGGCCCCCGAGTTGTTTCTATTTGGGGGATGGGCGGGTTGGGTAAAACCACTCTTGCAAAACAAGTGTATCATCATGGTGATATTAAGCGTCATTTCGATTGTTTTGCCTGGGTGTGTATCTCTCAACAATGCCAAGCACGGGaagttttgaaagaaattcTGACAAAACTCATTTCTCCTACCAATGAGCAAAGACAAGAAATTGCAGATCTGGGGAAGGATCAAATAGCAGAGTGGCTTTGGAATACGCAAAGAGAAAGGAGATGTTTGGTGGTGATTGATGACATTTGGACCCGTGATGCGTGGAGGTCGTTGGAAGCTGGATTTCCAATGAATGAGGAAACTGAGAGTCGCATTTTACTCACTACTCGCAACAAAGAAGTCGCTTCCTGTGCAGATAAAAATGGTTTCCTCTTCGAACCAAGGTCGTTGAATGATGATGAAAGCTGGGAACTGTTTGAGAAGATAGCAATGTTTGGGGAAGATACAA ATTCCAAAATTTatgaacaaaagaaagagcTAGGAACGAAGATGCTTCAACATTGTAAAGGTTTGCCACTTGCCATCACAGTTCTTGCAGGACTTCTAGCTAGAAAGGAAACAATTGATGAGTGGGATATGGTGCATAAGAATGTTTATGAATATATAAGGAGAGGCATAGACCTTGGGCCCGATTACAAAGATGAAGGATATGAAGGTGTATCATGGTTATTGGAATTGAGTTACGATAACTTACCTTATTACTTAAAACTATGTTTCCTCTACTTAGCCCATTTTCCGGAAGATTGTGAAATACCGGTGAGTACATTGACTAAACTATGGATGGCAGAAGGTTTTATATCATCAGCAGCAGTGGAAGTAATGGAAGATGTATCATATATGTGCTTAAGTGAGTTAGTGGGCAGGTGTATGGTTCAAGTTGGAAAACATGGTTCGAGTAAGAAAATCAAGACTTGTCATCTCCATGATCTTATGCGAGACTTGTGCATTTTAAAGGCAAAAGAGGGAAACTTTCTCCGAACTATCAATTATTCTGCATCTTTGGAGatcaagcaaacaccaaatgGTAGAGTTCGAAGACTTGCCATCCATTTGGACAAAATGTTTGAGGCATATTGTCTGGggagagatgaaaattatGGATATGTTAGGTCTTTGTTATATTTTGTCCAAGTAGACCCCTACTACTACTGCTACTGGAACTCAAAGGAATTACGGTCACTATTAAGGGACTTCACATTGCTTAGAGTTTTGAAGTTTGAAGAGATGAATGTTAGCAAATCCAAGTTACCAGGTGAAATTGGGAATCTAGTGCACTTAAGGTTTTTAAGTGTAAAGAACAGTTTGATTGAAGCGGTGCCATCATCTATAGCAAAATTGGTATGTTTGCAGACTCTAGATTTACGTAGCAGATATTTGCGGATGAAAATTCCAAATCAAAACTTGTTTTCCAAGATGGAAAAATTGAGACATATATATTTACCCTCACGTTACAGTGGAAGAGAGAAACGTCTGTTATTTGCTATTGAGGCAGTGAATTTGCACACGGTAGTCAATATTGGTATTCAGGCATCATCTGATCTAGATGATTTTGTTAAACTAACCAACCTTAGAAAATTGGGAGTTATGATATTTGACggaggggaaaaaaaggagaaagggaCAAACATCATATTTAAGCATCTCCACTCTCTATCGGTGGACTCTCGTTTAAGTGGTTTACTAATGCCACGGAACATCAACATTGTATTAAGCTGTCCTAATATATACAAGTTGAAACTACTCGGAGAAATCGCTGAGTTACCAGAAGAGCTCCTGTGCCTTACGAACCTCACAAAGCTTACACTGAGTGGATTTGGTAATCTCAAGGACGACCACATAAAAGTATTAGAGAAGCTGCCAAGCTTGAGAATGCTTTTTGCTTCTTTCGGGAAATTTCCGGCACATCTTGTTTGCTCGGAGGGAGGCTTTCCATTTCTCgaatttctttctcttgatttTGTGGAGGAGTTTAAAGAATGGAAGGTGGAGAAAGGAGCCATGCGTAGTCTCTGCAGATTGCACATTGAGCATTGCTTAGATTTGGAGGCAGTTCCTGATGGGCTCCAATATATTACTACCCTCAAGGAATTAACCATCAAAGGGATGCGTTCTGAATTTTGTAGCCGACTTGGGGAAGGAGGAAAGGATTTTTACAAAATCCAACATGTGCAGTCTGTTATTATAACAAATATTTCACCAAACCGTCCGGGATAA